Below is a window of Leucobacter sp. Psy1 DNA.
CCGGCGCGATCGCCGGCATCGGCGGCGCCTACTTCACGCTCGGCGCTGTCGGCTCGTTCGATAAGGAAATGACCGGCGGTCTCGGCTTCATCGCACTCGCCGCCATGATCTTCGGCGGTTGGGACCCGATCAAGGCGACCCTCGCGGCGCTGCTGTTCGGGTTCGCCAGCAACCTGCAGACGCTGCTCGTGAACCTCGGATCGCCGATCCCCGGCGAGTTCATGTCGATGCTGCCGTACCTGGTGACGGTGCTCGCGGTCGTCGGCTTCACCGGACGCTCGCGGCCGCCCGCGGCCAACGGCACCGCCTACGTGAAGGAGTGAGCGTGGCTGACACAACCCCCGTGGACTGGTCCGCTCTGCGCGCTGCCGCAGTGGAAGCGGGCACCCACGCCTACGTCCCGTATTCCCAGTACCCCGTCGGCGCGGCCGCGCTCACCGAAGACGGGCGGCTCGTGACGGGCTGCAACGTTGAGAACTCGTCGTACGGCCTGACGCTGTGCGCCGAGTGCGGGCTCGTCTCCGAGCTCCACCGAAGCGGCGGAGGGCGACTCGCGGCCTTCGTCTGCGTCAACGGGTCGGGCGAGATCATCATGCCGTGCGGGCGCTGCAGGCAACTGCTCGTCGAGCACGCCGCTCCCGGCATGCAGTTCGACACCGTGTCGGGGGTCCGCACCCTCGATGAGGTCCTGCCCGACGCCTTCGGGCGGGGCGATATCGACGACTACCGAGCGACTCAGAGGAGCGATTCGTGAGCCCAGAACCCTTCGACGCCGTCGATGTGATCCGCGCCAAGCGAGACGGGGGTGACGTGCCGGAGCCCGCTTTGCGGTGGATGGTCGACGCGTACACCCGCGGCTACGTCTCCGACGCGCAGATGGCGTCGTTCGCGATGGCGGTCTTCCAGCGCGGCATGAGCCGGGACGAGATCCGTGTGCTCACGGACGCCATGATCGCGTCGGGGGAGCGGCTGAGCTTCGCCGACCTCGGCAAGCGCACCGTGGACAAGCACTCGACCGGGGGCGTCGGCGACAAGATCACGCTGCCCCTGGCGCCGCTCGTCGCCTCGTTCGGCGTCGCGGTTCCGCAGCTGTCCGGCCGGGGCCTCGGACACACGGGTGGCACGCTCGACAAGCTCGAGTCGATTCCCGGCTGGCGCGCCGCGCTGTCGAACGACGAGTTCTTCGCGCAGCTCGCCGGCGAGGTGGGCGCTGTGATCTGCGCAGCGGGATCGGGGCTCGCCCCCGCCGACAAGAAGCTCTACGCGCTTCGCGATGTCACCGGTACCGTTGATGCGATCCCGCTCATCGCGTCGAGCATCATGTCGAAGAAGATTGCCGAGGGCACCGACGCGCTCGTGCTCGACGTCAAGTTCGGATCGGGCGCCTTCATGCAGCGCATCGACGACGCCCGCGAGCTCGCCGAGACGATGGTCGCGCTCGGCACGGACTCCGGTGTCACGACGACAGCGCTGCTGACCGATATGTCGACCCCGCTCGGTCTCGCGATCGGCAATGCGAACGAGGTGCGTGAGTCCGTCGAGATCCTCGCAGGAGGCGGACCCGCCGATGTGCGTGAGCTCACGGTCGCGCTCGCCCGCGAAATGCTCGCGGCCTCCGGTCAGCCGGACGCCGACGTGGAGGCGGCGCTCGATGACGGCCGCGCCATGGACACCTGGAACGCGATGATCCGGGCGCAGGGCGGGGATCCTTCCGCGCCGCTGCCCACGGCTCCCGAGACGCACACCGTCGTCGCGCCGACGTCGGGTGTGGTGACGCGGATCGAAGCGCTCCCGTTCGGCATCGGGGCGTGGCGACTCGGGGCAGGGCGCGCCCGTGCCGAGGATGCCGTCGTCTTCTCGGCCGGCATCGACCTGCACGCGAAGCCCGGTGATCGGGTCGAGGCCGGGCAGCCGCTCTTCACGCTCTCCGCCGAGGACGCCGCGCGCTTCGATCGCGCGCTCGATGCCGTCGACGGTGCCTGGGAGATCGGCGATGCTGCGCTCGAGCGCGGTCCGCTCGTGCGTGAGCGCATCACGGCCTAGCCTGGCGATCCTCTCGACGTCGGAGAAGCGACGCCGGAGCGAGCGCGGCCAATACGCGGCGGGAGCGGGTGCTGGCCCTCGCGAGCCCAGCGGTCGCGGTCGTGCACTGGCGCATGAGTGCCTCCGACGATGCCGGGGCGGCACTGGCGCCGTAGCGCTCAGCGGTGACGGCTGAGGCGAGCGCCCACGCCGCCCCGACCGCTGCGGAGTCGGTCAGTGCTCCGGTGGCCACGAGGTACTCGACCGCGGCCTCAGGTGTGCGCGCTCGGGGAGCGGAAGCAGAAGCGCCTGCTCCCTGCCTGGCGTCTGCCCGTTCGACGCCGAGATCCCGTGCTCGCGAGCGGAACTCCGCCCACGCCGCTGACGCCGGTGCGGCGCCTTGGCGCACGCGCCTGCGTCGCACGAGGCGGACGGCCTGCCGCACCGCTGCCGGAACGAGGAGCAGAAGCAGCGCCGCGAGTGCTGGCGCGCTCCTTGCGAGCCACGCTCCAGTGTCTCCCGTCGCGGAAATGTCGGTGCCGTCGTCTGCGGGAGCGGCAGCCTCGTCTTCGGTCGGCTCATCGATCTCCTCGGGAGTCGGGGAGCTCTCCGGTGTCGTCGTCTCGTCCGGACCCTCCGCTGGATCCTGCGCGCCTGGCGTGGATGGCACGTCCTCACCCGTGTCGGCTCGGAATCCTGCACCGCCCGGCGTGGGCTCGAAGGGGATCCAGCCCTCCCCGGTCACGTAGACCTCGGGCCAGGCATGGAGGTCGCGTCCGCGCACCGTGGTCCGCTCCGAGGACTCGGCTCGTGCGGCGTACCCCACCGCGACTCGGGTGGGCAGCCCGAGCTCGCGCGCCAGGACGCCGAACGTCGACGCGTAGTGGATGCAGAATCCACTGCGGTCGGCGAGGAACGTCTCCATGATCGCGTAGGGGTCATCCGCATCGTCGTCTGCGGTGGAGGGCGCCGACTCGTCGTAGGTGAATGCCCCGGAGCGGAACCACCGCTCGATCGTCTCGGCGATGACGAGGCGATCGTCGGATCCGGCGCTCACGCGCAGCCGCTCCGCTGCGTCGCTGATGCTCTGGGGCACCTCACCTGGCAGCTCAAGATACTCCTGCATCTCCGGTGGCGCGGAGGCCGGGTCGGTGATGCGCGGCTCCGTCTCGGGTGTCGGGATCGGGACCGCGTTCGCCGCATTGCGCCCGCCCTCCGGGCGCGGGGATGCGGGGAAGCGATCGAACGGCGTGTACAGCGCCATGTACGAGTCGCCGCGCTGCGTGGCGGACCGCTCCGAGCGTGCTGCTGCTGCGGCGTCGACCCAGAGCCACTGGTCGGTGTCGATGCCGCCGCCGCGCGCGGTGCCCACGATCGCCGTCGACTGGGGCAGCGGCATCCACTCGCTCACGAGGCCGTCGATGGTGATCTGCAGGCTGATCGAGCGATCCACGGGAGCGGTGCTCTCGGTCTGAGGTGGCAATTGCGCGGGATCGCGCTCCACGGTCACGTCGAGGCCGTCGCTCGTGAGCGCGTCCTGCGGTTGCCAGCGTCCGCCGCTGAAGTCTGCGACGGTCGCGAGGGTGAACCTGAGCGGTGAGCGGTCCTCGGCGACGAAGCTGAACGCGGGGGTGTTGCTGCGCTCGCGGAGGTCGTCGGCGAGCGCGAGACTGACGTCCGGTGTGTTGCTGCCGACCGGGGCGGTGACGTTCGCCGAGTTCCAGACGCGGTCCCGCGTGGGCGGTGCGAGGGAGACCGCCCCGGCCGCGACCGCGACGGCAACGCCGGCGGCGACCAGTCCGCCTGGTCGAAGCGTCGGCGATCCCGCCCACAAGATCACGGCGAGCAGCAAGCCGGCGATGACGAGAGTGAGGGGATCGACGCCACGGGTGGTCACGATCGGGGTGGCGAGGAGGAGGAGCGCGACGGTGATGCCGCTCGCGAGGAGCGCTCGGGTGCTGAAGAGCACGACCACCACGACGGAGATCAGAAGCACGGCGGTGCAGATGACGTCGCCGAGCTCGGGCGACGGGCGGACCGGAGCTGCTCCGATGGTGAGTTCGAGCGAGATCTGCTGGACCAGATCATTCGGGAGTTCGAGCCAGGTCCTCAGACGTCCACTGGCCACCAGCGGCGCCGCCCAGGCCGCTCCGCCGACGAGCGTGCCGGTCACAGCGGCGAGCACACCGGCTCGCCAGGTCCCCGTGCTGCCCGGGAGTAGAGCACGCGCACCGGCTGAGCCGAGCACGGCGCCGACCGCTATGACGATCGCGCGGGGGAGCCACCCGTCCGCCGCGAACACTGCGGTGAGCGCCACGAGCACGAGCGCGAACAGGCAGGCGAGGGCGGTGCCGGCGATCAGGATCCGCGCCCGCTCCGGTGCTCCTGAGTTCCGCGCCGTGCGTCCGCGGGCGTCACGCACCATGGCCTGCTCCGATGTCGGAGACGGCGTAGAGCTCCACTCCCGGATCGGGTAGGCGCTCCCACAGCTCCGGTGTCGCTCGTCCGGTGACCACGGCGTCGATCCGCGGCAACGGGTGGTCGTCGGTCTCCGTGCTGAGGGTCGCTCGCGCGAGCAGGATGAGCGCGTCATCCGGTGCATCGAGTCCGTGTGCCTCACCGTGACCGACGATGAGGCGCACCGGGTGACCCTCGCGCTGCCAGTGCACCGCGAGGGTCGCGGCGGTGGAGACGGCGTGCTCGAAACGGTCTGCCGCCGGGGCGTCAGGTTCGGCGTCCGGTGCGCCAACCGCTGCGTCTGCTGCTTCGCCGACCCGCGGAGCAGCGTAGCTCGCCGGGTCGGTGTCGATGAGGATGGTGCGTTCGGAGACCTCGGCGTCCTCGGGAACATTGACGAGCAGCTGCCCTTGTCTGGCGCTCTGCTTCCAGTGCACCTGGCGGATGGCGTCGCCGGTCCGGTACTCGCGAACGGATCCGCTGGGTTCGCCTGAGACCTGAGCGGTGGTGCGCCCGGCCGGGGCTGCGGAGGCGCCGTGCACGCTGACGCCGCCCCGCGGCTCGGGGAGATCGTGCACGAGTGCGGGGAGGACGAGCACGTCGAGGCCGGCGCGGCTCCGCACGCGGTGCCGAGCGAGGCCGAGCGGATCCTGCACGATGAGCGCCCCGACGCCGACCCTGAGCGGACCTCGGCGGTGCGCCGTGCAGGTCACGATCCGGGGCGCAGTCGTCTCGGGGCCGGCGACCAGGCGCTGGCGTCCACCGCCTGCAGCCCATTCGAGCTCAACGGGGATCGTCGCTGGCAGTCTCGCGTGCACCTGAAGAGCGACTGCGAAGCGCGTGCCGGCGGTCGGGGTCGGGTCGTCAGTGGTGAGGATCGGCCGGAGTCGTGCTGCACGGGGGAGCGAGATCACGATGATCGCAGCGACCATGACGAGTGCCACGAGGAGGGCGGCGAGGTACCAGAGATCGCGGATCCCGACGCCGAACCAGGCGGCACCGAGTGCTGCACCCGTGCAGAGGACTCCGGTGCCGCGGCGCGTGAGCGTCACCGGCGGTCGGCGCCACCAGTGCCGACGGTCGGCTGGTCGCGCTGCTCGGCGTCTGACGCTCACGGTGCGCGCCTCACGGAACCGGTGTGCGGGCGACGATCTCGGCGACGATCTCCGTGGCCGCACTCATCGATGCCGCCACGGATTCGTAGCGTCCCCGAGGCACGAGCCGGTGCGGCAGGACGATGCTCGCGAGCGCGGCAACGTCGTCTGGGGAGACGAAGTCCCTGCCGCGGATCGCCGCCCGTGCGCGCGCCATACGTGAGAGGTGGAGTGTTGCTCGTGGGCTGCCGCCGAGCGCGATGCCTGAGTGCCGACGGGTGCTCGCCACGACGGCGACGAGGTACTCCTGCACCGGCTCCGCGAGATGCAGACCGGCGACCTCGTGCCGCGCGCGGAGCACGTCGGCGACCGTCGCCACGGGGGTAACGGCGTCAAGCGGGTCAGAGGCCCCCCGTTTCGCGAGCATCGCACGTTCGGCGGCGGCGTCGGGGTAGCCGATCGAGATCTGCGTCATGAAGCGATCCCGCTGCGCCTCGGGCAGGGGGAACGTGCCCGCCATGTCCTGCGGATTCTGCGTCGCGACGACCATGAACAGGTCGGGGAGCGGGTGCGTCGTGCCGTCCACCGACACGGACCGTTCAGCCATAGCCTCGAGCAGAGCGGACTGGGTGCGCGGCGTCGCGCGGTTGACCTCGTCGGCGATGACGATGTTCGTGAAGATCGGACCGGGGTGGAAGGTGAAGGCGTGCGCGTCCTGGTCGAAGATCGAAAGCCCTGACACGTCGGTCGGCAGCATGTCCGAGGTGAACTGGATGCGGTGGCTGTCGGCGCTGATCGTCCGCGCCAGCACCGAGGCGAGCGTCGTCTTGCCGACGCCCGGTACGTCTTCGATGAGGAGGTGCCCGCCGGCGAGGAGCGTGAGGATCGCGGACTCCGTGGCCTCGGATTTCCCGGTGACGACGCTTGAGATCGAACGGGCGATGCGCTGCGCGAGCGCTCGGGTCGAAGTGTCCGCTTCCGCCATCGTCGACCGCCCCTCGGTTTGCTTGTCCGTTCCACCATACGGGGCGGCGAGTACGGCGTGCCAGGATTTGGTGTTCGATGACCGACCCGGTAGAGTTATCTCTCGGTGCGAACGACGCGGAAGTAGTTGATCCGAGTCGAAAGCCACTCCTTTGGGGTATGGTGTAATTGGCAACACGACGGTTTCTGGTACCGTTATTCTAGGTTCGAGTCCTGGTACCCCAGCCATTTCAACCCCGGTGTTCTGCGGAATACCGGGGTTTTTGCGTTTCTGGCGCGCGGGCCGTCTTCTTTAATTTGTGTTGGAGTGTTGGTTCGGGGCGGTGGGCTGAGTGCTGGTGACTTGAGACCGCCGTTTGCGGGTGTCAGTAGGGGTCCCATTCCATGGTCAGGCGGTTCGGGTGTGCGGCCTTTAGGGTGATCCGGCGATCGCTTCTTCGGGTACCTCTGAGTTGTGAACCGGAATTGTGTCCTATCTATAGGTGTTGCCTCCGCGCCTTACAAGGCGCCTCGAACCTAGGGCAAAGGTGGCGACAGGTTCCAGCTATCGTTGTGATCTGAGGAGTGCTGAACGCAATCGAATCGGTGGCGCTTCACGGGTGTTGGGTCTTCTCGCTCACGGAGACTTCTAGGTGCCACGGGGTTTGGGCTACAAGCTCAAGCTGCGCGTGAGTGAGGTTGGACTGAGAGCAGGGGGCTCCTATAGTAAACATATGTTGTTGAAGATCTGGAGCGACGCCGCGTTTCGTGGGTTGAGCACTATGCCTTTCCGAAGTGATAGCTGTGTGCTCGGTGCCCAAACCATTATCTACGGACGTAATGGCTCTGGTAAAACCACGTTCTCTGAGGCGTTACGTCTCTCTTCGCTTCTGGGAGACGCGAACGGCGTGACATTTCGAGCGCGTGCTTTCGTTGATGGGGCACTTTGGAACGGGGCATTCTCTTCCGAAGAGTTCCCACTCAAAGTTTTCGTCTATAACCGCTATTACGTGCATGACGCTCTGCGCCTGTTTCTAGACGGTGAAGGGAGCGCGCTTCCGATTCTGAAGCTCGGAGTGGAAAATGTGCAAGCTGAAGCGGGGATACAGCGGGCCCTTGACCACCTGGATCTCCTGCAACGACGCAGGGCTAGCGTGAGGACGGCTTCCGATAGTATTTCCGTCGAACGGGAGACCCTCGAGCGAGAGGTAAAGGCGTCGGTCATCTCGGCTCTTGCTGAGGCGAACTCTTCGTATTATAACCAGACAAGGTATCAGGTCACTCAAGCCCGAAAGCTTCTCAACGATTCTGACTTAGTAGAGCTCACGGACGCTGAACTGAAGGCCGAGACTGAGGTTGCTTCAGCCTCATTGAGGGAACCGGTAAGAATTTCGATATCACCTGAGCCATTGGAGCCCGAGTTTCATGAGACATTAAACAGTCAACTTCTCGGCACGACGATTGAGTCAGTTCCCGATTCTCGACTCATGGGCAAGGCGGAGCTCGCCAAATGGGTGGAGGAGGGAATGACGCTCCACTTTGAGGGAGATCTTTGCGGATTCTGCCGAGAAGGTACTGTTTCTCGAGAAACACTACTGTCCTATCGGGCCCACTTTAGCGACGCTTTAGATGAATTGCGAAATAGCTGCCTCGCTGCGATCAACTTTCTCGATGAGCGCAGAGGCTCTTGGGAGCGCTGGTTGAGCGACTTGCCCGCCGTCGCAGATTATCTTCCCGATTTTAAGGATCTCGCGTCTGAACAGCACTCACTCGTGCAAGAAGCTGTACAAGTGCACGTCGCGGCACTGGGACGGGCGACCGATCTCATCCGCGAAAGACTCGCAGACCCCCTCCGCCCGCTCCCTCCTTCTGAACAAATTGCGGTTCAGCTCCCTTCAGTAGACCTAAGCGCATTTCAAGAGCTCGTCAATAAGAACAATTCTGCCGTGGGCTCCCAGTCTGGTCGTATTCAGGCAGCTCGCACTGCAGTTGAATCCCACTTTGGTGCCGCCTCAGGAGTCGAATATCGAAGGTTGCAGTCTCGACTTGAAGGGGGAAAGCGAGCAATTCTGGCGATTGAGAAGCTTGAGTGCAAGATCTCTGACAAGCTGACGGAGCTTCGAGAATCTCAGCAGGATGTTGGGAGGATGGCTCGCTTGATCGATGATGACCTCCGACAGTACTTCGGCCATGCCCATCTCCGCGTCTCCGTTTCCTCCGATGGGAAGGGGTACGTCGTAAACCGAGGGGATCAGGTCGCTCAACGACTGAGTGAAGGCGAGAGGAACGCGATCGCTTTCACATACTTTTTGCGCTCTCTTGAAGAAGATGGAAACGAACCCGAGAGGTCGATAGTAGTCGTTGACGATCCGATGACGAGTCTCGACAAGGAAGGGCTCTTCGCCACTTTTAGCCTCATGCAAAAGCGCACAGCTACTTTTGCGCAACTCGTTGTCTTAACCCACGACTACGAATACTTCAGACTAAATCTTCTCGGGCTGCAGAACCGTTGGTTTCAGTCCCAGAAGAAAATTCGAGAGGGCGACGTCGCGGAGGCGCAAAGACCGCGGGTGGCGATTCTCGAGATGATCGCGTCGTCGGCAGATAACATTGGTGGTCGTGAAGGCCTTCTGCGGGAGCTCCCTCGCGGACTCGTTCAACACGCTAGCGAGTATCACTATCTCTTTCGGCATGTGTTGGAAGCGATAGTTGACGCAGATGCCTCCTTGTCCGAGTACTTACCTCTACTGGGTAATGCTGGCAGGCGTCTACTCGAGGGATTTCTGTCGTTCAGAGCGCCCAGCAAGATCAAGTTCCAAGAGAAAGTTGACGAGGTTGTCAAGAAATCGTCAATTGGCAGCGACCTTGCAGAACGAGTCGTCAAGTTCCTTCATAGCCAGTCTCATCGGGAAGAGCCTAGGCCGAGTGGCGCTCTGGACTTTCCTTCGATACGTGAGGAACTGACGACCGCTTTAGTGTTCATGTACCTAGCAGACCGCGAACATTTTTTAGCCATGGTCAAAGCCGTTGGGATGGATCCTCAAGCAGTTGAAAGCCTTCTGGACACCGGAGCTCTGTAGTCTCCTGCGACCAAGTCTCCATTCAGTTAATAGTCGAGCCCGGCGGACTCACTGGGTGGACTTTGTGTAAATGTCGAAGTTGGGAACTTGGGGGTGAGAAGGTTTGAGGCCGAGTCTGAATCTCAGGCATCAGTCGACTCTTGGTGACAGATGAACCGCGCAAGTTCAGAGTCGACTCGGAGCTCAGTTAGAGCTTTAGAGAGTGGCAGTTCCTCGCGCTCTGTCTGGCTCGAACTCTCGCAATGGATCCGGCGCCATTCCCAAGCATTGAAGACGGCCAGTTCAGTGATGTTCGCTCCACTGCAAGAATGAGATCCATGCGTCGGGCAGCGGAGTGGATGGAGCGGCACCAGGTCGTCCTGTACCTCGTCGCGCTCGGCATCGGTGCTCTGCTGGGGCTCGGCATCCCGGCCATTGGCCGGCCGGCCGAGTCCCTCATCACCCCCGTCCTGGGTCTCCTGCTCTACGCGACGTTCCTCGGCGTCCCGTTCGCGAGGATCGGGCGCGCGATTCGGGATGGTCGGTTTCTCGCCACGGTCCTGATCCTGAACTTCGTGATCGTGCCCCTCGTGGTCCTCCTCCTGTCGAGGATCGTCTCCCACGACCGGGCGCTGCTCATCGGGGTGCTCTTCGTACTGCTCACTCCCTGTGTCGACTACGTCATCGTCTTCACCGGGCTCGCAGGAGGGGCGCAGGATCGCCTCCTCGCTGCGGCCCCGCTGCTCATGCTCGCGCAGATGCTCCTTTTGCCGGTGTTCCTGTGGCTGTTCGTCGGCTCGGAGTTCGTGCAGCGCGTCGACGTCGTGCCATTCGTCGAGGCGTTCCTCGTGCTCATCGTGCTCCCGCTGCTCGCGGCTGCGCTGACGCAGCTCGCCGCCGCGCGCACGCGAATCGGCCGGGCCGCTCAGGATCGGGTGCTCGGCGCGATGGTGCCGCTGATGATGCTCACCCTCGCCGTGGTGGTCGCCTCGCAGATCGCCGCAGTGGGCAGCCGGATCGGCGCACTGCTGCTCGTCGTACCGGTGTTCGTGCTGTTCGCCGCCGTGATGCTTCCCCTCGGCGTCGTCGCGGGTCGGATCGCCCGACTGGCTGCGCCAGGCACCCGCGCGGTCGTGTTCAGCGGGGTGACGCGGAACTCTCTCGTGGTGCTGCCGCTCGTCCTCGCGCTGCCCGAGCCGTTCGCGCTCGCGTCGCTCGTCGTAGTGATGCAGACGCTCGTCGAACTCGTCATCATGGTGATCTGCGTGCGGCTCGTCCCGCGCATGACTCGCTCCGCGGAGCCCGCGTAGGCGACTTCAGAGCACCTTCGTCAAGTACACGCTGTGCGGATCCTCCCGGTAGTCTCCGAACGGCGCCGCGTCGATGAAGCCCGCGCGTCGGTACAGGGCGCGGGCCGCGGCGAAGAACTCCATGCTTCCGGTCTCGAGCGACACCCGGGTGGTGCCGCGCGATCGTGCGTCGTCGAGTGCGTGCGCGAGCAGGCGTGAGGCGATGCCCCGACCCCGGTGCGCGGGGGAGGTGCGCATGCTCTTGAGCTCTTCGTGCCCCGGCTCCAGAGCGGCGAGCGCCACCGTTACGACGAGCTCGCCTGCGGCGTGCGCGACCCAGAGGCGCACCCCGTCCCGCTGGAGTGCACTCAGATCGAGGGCGTGCCGGGATTCGCTGAGGGCGGTGGGTGCCATGTCGTCGAGGTGCGCGTGCAGAAATGCGATCAGCGCCGGATCTGCGAAGTCTGCTCGGCTCACGGTGATCATCGGCGGCTTCTCGTGGAAATGCATCGTCAGTTCGGCACGTCTTGCGTGCGCGCTCCGCGGCGGCTCTGCTCGAGCGCCTCGATGAGCGTCCGGGCGTCGTAGCTGCCGACATGACGTCTGCCGTTGACGAAGAACGTTGGCGTGCCGCGTGCTCCGCTCATGTCGGCGCTGACGGCGTCGCGACGTACCCGTGCGGCGACCTCAGTGCTCTCGAGGTCGTCGATGAACTGCTCCGCGTCGATGCCGAGCTCCTCGGCGTAGCGGACGAGGTCCTGGAGCTCGAGGGCGTTCTGCCGGGGGAAGACGTAGTCGTGCCACTCCCAGAACTTGCCCTGGCGCGCGGCGGCCTCGGAGGCGTGAGCCGCGAGGAGCGCGTGCGGGTGAACGCTTTCGAGCGGCAGGTGGCGTACGACGTAGCGAAGGTCATCCCCGAAGTGCCGGCGCAGATCCTCCCAGGATCCCGTGGTGTGAGCGCAGAACGGACACTCGAAGTCGAGGTACTCGACGAGCGTGAGTTGCGCGTCCTCGGGGCCGCGGATGTGGTCGATCTCGGGGTCGACGGCTGGTTCGAGGATCATCGGCAGGTCGGCGGTCTCTTCGCCCCACTTCCGCGCGGCCGTCCGGAAGATGAGCCATCCGAGAGCGGCGGCGAGCACCATCGAAACGAGCACACCGACCGTCGCCTGCTTCCCGAGCTCGGAGGATGTGCCGAACGCGAGCCCGATGATGAGCAGCGAGACGGTGAACCCGATACCCGACAGCGCCGCACCGCCGAAAACGCTGCCCATGCCGACCCCATCGGGGAGGCGCCCGATGCCGAGCCGCACGGCGGCGAACGTGACGAGCCCGATGCCGAGCAGCTTGCCGATGACAAGCCCGATGATCACGCCCCACGTGACCGACGATGCGAACGCCTCGCCGAGCACGCCACCGCGGAGATCGACGCCGGCGTTGGCGAGCGCGAACACCGGCACGATCACGAGCGCCGTCGGCAGCCGCAGATACTCGTGCAGGCGTTCGTTGACCGAGATGCCTCGCGACAGGCCCCGATCCATCGCCCGCGCCGACGCGGCACTCGGTGACTGCCAGAAGTCCCGGAACAGCTGCTTCGCGGCGACGACCTTCTGCCGCTGCGTGGCGTACGAGGGGATCAGGAGACCCGCCACCATGCCCGCGAGCGAGGCGTGCACTCCCGACTCGAGCGTCGCGAACCACAGCACGACGACGAGCAGCACGTACGGAGTCGCCTTCCACTGCCGTGCCCTCCCGAGCAGCCACAGGCCGAGCAGACAGACGAGCGCGATGAGGATCGGCACGAGCCGGATCTCCTCGCTGTAGACGACGCCGATGATCGAGACTGCGAGAAAGTCGTCCACCACCGTCAGGGTGAGCAGGAAGACCCGCAACTGTCCCGAGAGGCGCGGTCCCACGATTGCGAGCGCGCCGAGCATGAATGCCGTATCGGTGCCGACGACGGCGCCCCACCCACTCAGACCCTCACCACCGGAGAGCCCGACCACCAGCACGTAGATGACGGCGGGCAGTGCGACGCCGGCCACTCCGGCGATGAGCGCGAGGC
It encodes the following:
- a CDS encoding GNAT family N-acetyltransferase, coding for MITVSRADFADPALIAFLHAHLDDMAPTALSESRHALDLSALQRDGVRLWVAHAAGELVVTVALAALEPGHEELKSMRTSPAHRGRGIASRLLAHALDDARSRGTTRVSLETGSMEFFAAARALYRRAGFIDAAPFGDYREDPHSVYLTKVL
- a CDS encoding bile acid:sodium symporter — encoded protein: MRRAAEWMERHQVVLYLVALGIGALLGLGIPAIGRPAESLITPVLGLLLYATFLGVPFARIGRAIRDGRFLATVLILNFVIVPLVVLLLSRIVSHDRALLIGVLFVLLTPCVDYVIVFTGLAGGAQDRLLAAAPLLMLAQMLLLPVFLWLFVGSEFVQRVDVVPFVEAFLVLIVLPLLAAALTQLAAARTRIGRAAQDRVLGAMVPLMMLTLAVVVASQIAAVGSRIGALLLVVPVFVLFAAVMLPLGVVAGRIARLAAPGTRAVVFSGVTRNSLVVLPLVLALPEPFALASLVVVMQTLVELVIMVICVRLVPRMTRSAEPA
- the nhaA gene encoding Na+/H+ antiporter NhaA yields the protein MQNARPARGLARVTRSLRTESGSALLLVLVTAVALLWANSPFSEAYFGLWHADVGFDLGPFGLHMDLHHWVNDGLMVVFFFVIGLEVRQEFAHGSLRDRSRARLALIAGVAGVALPAVIYVLVVGLSGGEGLSGWGAVVGTDTAFMLGALAIVGPRLSGQLRVFLLTLTVVDDFLAVSIIGVVYSEEIRLVPILIALVCLLGLWLLGRARQWKATPYVLLVVVLWFATLESGVHASLAGMVAGLLIPSYATQRQKVVAAKQLFRDFWQSPSAASARAMDRGLSRGISVNERLHEYLRLPTALVIVPVFALANAGVDLRGGVLGEAFASSVTWGVIIGLVIGKLLGIGLVTFAAVRLGIGRLPDGVGMGSVFGGAALSGIGFTVSLLIIGLAFGTSSELGKQATVGVLVSMVLAAALGWLIFRTAARKWGEETADLPMILEPAVDPEIDHIRGPEDAQLTLVEYLDFECPFCAHTTGSWEDLRRHFGDDLRYVVRHLPLESVHPHALLAAHASEAAARQGKFWEWHDYVFPRQNALELQDLVRYAEELGIDAEQFIDDLESTEVAARVRRDAVSADMSGARGTPTFFVNGRRHVGSYDARTLIEALEQSRRGARTQDVPN